CCAGGAGGAGCGGCAGCAGATACTGCGATCTCTCCTCCACGGCGCTGGAGTTAGCCTGTCTCAGCCAGTCCTCGCCACCCTCGCCGGTGTCCGCCAGAGCCTGGCCGAGGCCCTCACCGAGAGCGTGAGCGAGCTAACGATGGAGCAGTGGGAGCGCTCGGCCGCTGAGTACGGGCACGCCTACCAGATGCGGCCGCCGCGCGAGCTGCTGGCCGAGTCGGTCCTGGACTTCGTGGAGGTGCAGCAACTTCTCGAACAGCGACAGGCCGCCGACTACCGGACACGGCTGTGCCACGTGGCCGCTCAGCTGGCCGGCACCGCAGGAATCGCGTTGGTGGCGCTCGGCGAACAGCGCGAGGCGAGGAGCTGGTTCCGGTGCGCGCAGCTGGCCGCAGAAGAGACCGCCGACCGCGGCCTGCGGGCATGGCTGATCGCCCGAGAGGCGGTCATCCCCTTCTACTACGGCTCGCCACGGGCGGCCGCAGACCTCGCAGAGCGGGCCCGAATGGTGGCCGGCGGGACCCCGAGCGCAACTGCCGCGTGGGCACCGTCGTTGGAGGCCCGGGCGCTCGCTCGGCTCGGCCGCGCCGACGACGCCCGGCAGGCCATGCGCCTCGCCGAGCAGGCGTTCGCGAGACTGGACCACACCCAGACCGACGACACGGCTTACGGCTACACCGCCCGCCAACTGCAGTGGCACATCGGCAGCATGCACACCACGCTCGGCGACACCCGCCGGGCGCAGGCGGCCCTCGACACGGCACTGACGATGTACGCCCCCGCCGAGTACCTCGACCGGGCACTGATCGCCCTGGACCAGGCGGCTGGCCTGATCAACGTTGGTGAGGTCACCACCGCCGCGCAGGTCGGGCTCCAGACGCTGGAGCGGCTGCCCGCAGAGCACCGAACCGGCATCGTGGTGACCCGGGCGCGGGAGATCGCCGCAACAATCCCGGCCCGGGCCGGCCGGACGGCCGCTGTGCGTGAACTGGCCGAGGCAGTCAGGGCGCCTCGGGTGCTGACGGCGTAGGGCGCCGGGCGAGGAGCTGGAGGAGGCCGGTGACAGCGACTCCGGCGACGATCTCGCGGCGGTCGATCATGTCCTGGATGCGATCGAGGGGGATCCACTCGATACGGTCCGCTTCGTGGGTGTCGACGGGTGGGGCGATGTACTCGGCGCCGTGGGCAAGGAAGACGTGGTGCTCTGCGTTGCTCATCCCGCCAACGGGCTGGTTGTAGGCCAGAGGCTCCACGGAGTCGACCCGCCAGCCGGTCTCCTCTTCGACCTCGCGGGCGGCGGCGGCCTCGAGGGCCTCGCCGTCCTCCACGATGCCGGAGGGGATTTCCCAGTTCCAGGTGTTGGTGGCGAAGCGGTGGCGCCACATCATGAGCACTCGGAGCTGGTCGTCCAGGACCACGGTCGCCGCTACCGGGGCCCACTTCACCAGATGGTGTTCGTACCTGGGCTGCCCTGGGGGCTCGACGTCCACCAGGTCAAGCTCGACCCAGGGGCTGGTGTAGATGGTCCGACTGCCGTGAACGGCCCACTCGCTGGTCATGCGCGTGATCTTGTCATAGCAGTCTCGCGCGCCGGTCCGTCGGGCTGTCGGTGGCCGGGCCTACGATCGCGCACGTGAGCGACACACCCATCGAGATCCCCGCAGACCTGATCGACCTGCACCGCCAATGGGCCGCCGCCGACCAGGCGGTCCACGAGCGGATCGCCCAGATCGAGCAGCACGAAGCCGAACACGGCCGGCCCCCGCTCCCGACCACCCCGGACGACCCCGGACGCGCGGACGACCAGCTCGCCAAGCTCAGGCAGGCCCGCGGCGAGGCGGCCGCCGAAGTTCGCGCCCGAGTGGCCGAGGTGGCCGGAGACCCGTCCCGCCGCTGGGCCGTTCAGGCAGCGCTCCTCGAGGCGGCCGCCGAGCCCGCTGCGGTGTAGCGAGCGACTGCGTAGCTTCAACGGGGCCTACAGGCTCCGGGCCAGGTCGTCCCGGAGGCCGGTGCGGGCCTGTGCCCTGCCGAGGTGAACGACCCGGCCGTCCTCGGTTGGCAGGGCGAGCCGGTGTGCTGAGCCCGCGCCGGCGCTGCCGCGGCCGCTGACCAGCACGGTGATGTCGCGGCCGGTGATCTGTCCGTGCCCGTCACCGATGCCGTGCCACACCGGGTCGACGACGTCGAGCCGCAGGTGCTGGCCGGGCCACGGCGCGGCGGTCACCAGGGTGCAGTGGTGGCGCCGCAGGAGTGCGGTCAGGCGCCGGGCGAGCACCGGGTCCGGGGCGTCGTCGCCCTCGACCAGGATCAGCGGCACCGCGGGCGCAAGCGCGGAAATCACCTCGGCCGTGGCCGCCCCGGCCCGGTCCACGAGCAGGATCCGGTCCAGCTCCGCGCCGAGGCCAGCGAGCGCGGCGAGCCCGACGTCCACGCCGTTGAGGATGGCGAGCCAGTCCGCTCCGTGCTCGTCGGCGGCGTGCATCCCGGCTACCAGCGCCAGTCGCAGCCCCGGATCGGTGGACTGCACCACCTGACCCGGCACCAGCGCACCGGCGGGTAGCAGCGGCCGCAGCGCGTCCAGCACCGGCACGGTCTGCAGCTGTCCGGCGTGGGCGCGGTGCGTGGGTGAGGTGACGGCGAGCAGCTCGGCCAGCCGCTCGTGCTCCTCGGGTAGCGGGGCGGTCGGCCGGCGGTCGGTCAGGCTCACTGCGCGCGCCCTGTGGCCGTGTCGGTCAGGGCGGCGGTGTCAGGGTGGTCGGGGACGGGCCGGACGGTGACCGGGTCGTAGACCACGTAGTGCGAGCGCGCCCTGTACTCGCCGGTCAGAACCTCGGACGTCGCCTGAACCTCGGCGATCCAGGGCCCGCCGAGCAGCTGGTGCCAGGCGAGCTGCCGGACCCCGATCCAGCGCCCGACCCGGCGGACCCACAACAGCCGCCAGCCCGTCCGGACGGTGCGCCCGGTCCCGGGCTCCGGCCGGTCGGTCAGCACGGTGTCCGCCGCCGGCGAGTCCTCCGGCACGGGGACGGGCACCACCGCGGCGGGGTCGTACTGGTACCAGCCGCTCTCGTAGCCGGGGACGTCGCCGAACTGGATCGTCACCTGCCACTGCGGATCGTCCTGGTACTGCCGCCAATACAGCAGCAGGCCGGTCCGCCACTGGCCGCCGGCGCGCAGCCACACCGGGGTGAAGGCCGTCCGGTCGCGGCGCGGGTCCGGGCCGCTCACTGGCCGGGCCGGGCTCTCCCGCGCGTCACCCGGCTCGTACGCGGGGAGAAGCGAGCCAGAGAACGGCGCAGGTGGGGGACGGTTCACATCTCCCACCATACGAACCTTTGTTCGACTAGGCCAGCGGCAGGAGCCCTCGCCGTCGGGGCCACGCAGAGCCAGGGGTGCAACGAAGCCGCCCCGCCCCTCCCGAAGGAGAAGCAGGGCGGTGGCATTCAGTGGGCCAGTCGGCTCGGACCGTCAGAGGCGCTCAGATTGGGGTGCCTGCGGCGGAACTCCACCACCGAGCCTCCCCCACGAGACGGAGGTTGAGCATTCGACGAGCTGCTCCCAGGCGTTGGAGCAATCGACCTGAGCACCGTCGGATGAATCGCCAACTCCTCGGCCGCCGGCACATACGGCTTCTCCCCGAACCGCCTGGTTAGCAGGTTCCAGATCAGCAGTGGCTCTTCCTTGCCGACCGGAACTGGTTCCTCCTTGCGCCAGCCGCGCTGAGTCAGCTGCACGAAGAGGGAGCGCTTTCGGCTTTCGTTGATCGTGCCGACCACTGCCCCACGCATGATCAGCGCTTGGATCGAGACGCCCCACGTGGCCTTCAATCGGGCATACCCATTCAAGGACAGCCGATCGGTGATCTCCGTGACTGCGCGCTCATACGGCACCAGGAAAGCCCCGGCGAATCGGTTCGCCTCCCCCTCGGGGTCGACTGCCTGCGGCCGGAAGGTGTGCAGTACTAGGTGGCCGAGTTCGTGGGCCAAGGTGAACCGGTCCCGGTCCCCGCTCGACCCGGGGAAGTACCCGACCAGGGCCCCCTCGCCAATCCCGCCCCAGTACGACACGCCGAAGTGGTTAGTGGTCGCGCGCTGCTGTTCCCCAGCTGGGTCGGTGAGCACGATCGGGGCGACCGCCACCCCCGACCGCTCCAGTGCGCGCGTCATGTGCGGGATCGGCTTGTCCGGCGCCAGGCGAAGTGCCTGTCGGGTGGCCGCGGCGAACTGCTCGATGTCCTCGTCGTCCAGCAACTCGTTCGTCGCCATCGGCAGCGGCGGTGGCGGGTACCCCTGGAACTCCAGCAGGTGTTCGGTGACCCGGTAGCTCTCGCTGTAGAACGCAGTGATCCGCTTGGTGACGGTCCGACTGGCGCCTGCCGTCTTCCGGAACCGCAGTGAGTCCAACGGCACGGTTGACGGCGCTGCGGAGAAGAACGACATCGGGGTACCGGTGCCGCTGGCGATGGCACGCAGGCCGTCTTCCGTCGCCTCACGGGCCTGCGTTTCGACACTGGAGATCCACGCGGGACTGAGGCCAGCCATCGTGGCCATCTCGCCCTGGGTGAGGCCCAACATCTCCCGCAGGGTGCGCAGGCGCTCAGCCGGAGAAGCCCCTGGCACCGTGACCATGACCCGGTTCCTCCTTCGGAAGTTCAAGTTCCAGCTCATCGTCGTGCGGCTGGAAGTACAGTTCATGCAGCTCAGATGCGGTCTCTGGCAGCAGGAAGTCTAGATCGGTCTTGGCGGTGGCGCCGAACTTCCAGAGGCCGACCGGCCGCACCACACGGAAAAACGGGGCACCGCTGCCAGGATCGATCCGCCAGAGGGTGAGAAGTTGGTCATTGACCGGTCCGAACAGCGGCTCCTCGGAGTACTCCGCCAGCGGCGGGTTCAGGTAGAAGGCGCGCCGCTGGAGATTATTGCCGGGGGCGGGCACGGCATCCTCGTCCGCGGAGTGGAGGACGCGGACTCGGTAGTCTCCGTCGCCGAGCCAGAGCTCGCCATTGCGGGAGTGCTTGCCCGTGAGCGACCACACCCCCAAGTCGGCTTTGGATAGCCGATGGTGAGCGAAACCGCGGATCAGGTGGGTGCCGAGCCAGCGATAGGAAGGGTCGGTCAGTTCACGCAGGCGTCGGCGGCGCTTCTGCTCCGCCCAGGCGAACGCATCGTGCAGGGGCTCGCACAGGTCTGCCATGGCAGCCCGAACCCGCTCAACATCGACATTAACCATAGGCGTGAAAATATCACGTCAATAGCTAAGGTTGAAGCATCCGGAGGCCCCGTGTTGAAGTTCGCCCCCACGCGCTCGCGATCTTAGAGGCAATCGGACTTGTGTTCGATGATCTGAGTTCCTGAGTATGCCGACGCCTCCCCCGCCCAGCCCATAGGCCAGGCGGGGGCTCGGTGTTCAGCGGCCGAGTGCGCCGTACGCGGCGATGGCCAGAGCTGCCAGGCTGACGAGGGCGCCAAGCGCAGGCAGTGGCCAGCGGCCAGCCTCAAGACGACGGAGCCGGACCTCATGGTCCGCAGTCGTCTCCCGGTGCTCGCGTTGATCGTCGATCCACCGGTCTAGCTTGCTCTCCATCCGGATCTGCCCGTCCGCGATCCGCCTCACCTCCGCGTGAGTCTGGGCAGGGGAGATGTAGACGCCGGGGTCGGCGCTCGTCGAGGTCACCGGTTGCCGCCCGGCAGCTGGTCGTCAGGGTGAGCGGATCGCAGCCAGTGCGGCAGGATCCGGTCGATCAGGGGCAGCGCCATCACTCGCGTGACGCCAGCGGCCACCGCGAGGGTGACACCGAGGCCGGGCAGTGTGCCGGGGACCCCGGCGGCGTCCACGATCAGCGGCAGGCCGGCGGCCAGAGCGAGGCCGGTCTGGCAACTGGTTCGGATGGTGCGACGGGTGCTGTCCTTCATGGTGAACTCCTCGTTCAGGTTGCGGTGTTGGGCGTTCAGCTGATGGGCCGGTTCCAGGAGGCGGCCCAGGTGGCCGGGCCGACGACGCCGTCTGCGTCGAGCGGCCAGCCGTGCGCGGTGGAGTCCTGCTGGAAGCGCCGGGCCGTCTCGGCGGAGGCCGGGCCGAACCAGCCGTCCACGTCGATCGGCCAACCGCGTTCACGCATCCGCTGCTGCCAGATCCGGGCGGCCTCGTGGTGGGTGGTGGCGCGCAGGTACACGCCGGGCCAGTCCGGGCCGGACGGCGCCGCAGACGGGGTGGGCCGCGGGGCCGGTGCGGTGCTGCCCGGCCGCGGGGCACCGGCCTGCACCCAGGCGTAGAGCGGGCCGCCCGGGCAGCTGGTGGCGTAGCCGTCCCGGTGGCCCTT
This genomic interval from Kitasatospora gansuensis contains the following:
- a CDS encoding NUDIX domain-containing protein; the encoded protein is MTSEWAVHGSRTIYTSPWVELDLVDVEPPGQPRYEHHLVKWAPVAATVVLDDQLRVLMMWRHRFATNTWNWEIPSGIVEDGEALEAAAAREVEEETGWRVDSVEPLAYNQPVGGMSNAEHHVFLAHGAEYIAPPVDTHEADRIEWIPLDRIQDMIDRREIVAGVAVTGLLQLLARRPTPSAPEAP
- a CDS encoding XRE family transcriptional regulator, with amino-acid sequence MVTVPGASPAERLRTLREMLGLTQGEMATMAGLSPAWISSVETQAREATEDGLRAIASGTGTPMSFFSAAPSTVPLDSLRFRKTAGASRTVTKRITAFYSESYRVTEHLLEFQGYPPPPLPMATNELLDDEDIEQFAAATRQALRLAPDKPIPHMTRALERSGVAVAPIVLTDPAGEQQRATTNHFGVSYWGGIGEGALVGYFPGSSGDRDRFTLAHELGHLVLHTFRPQAVDPEGEANRFAGAFLVPYERAVTEITDRLSLNGYARLKATWGVSIQALIMRGAVVGTINESRKRSLFVQLTQRGWRKEEPVPVGKEEPLLIWNLLTRRFGEKPYVPAAEELAIHPTVLRSIAPTPGSSSSNAQPPSRGGGSVVEFRRRHPNLSASDGPSRLAH